The nucleotide window AGGTCACGTCACGACAGGGCCGCACGCGCCGTTTCTGTCTCCTCCATCCATCCGGCGCTGCTGCGATGGGAGGATGGACGCATATCCGAGATGGCAGGGCGCCTCCGGGCGATGGATTTCGGGCGCACCAGCTCGGCGAGCTTGGTGAAGCCGTCACTGCCGGCCACACCGCCCTGCCCCATCCTGAGGCCGAAGCCGGCGATGAAGGATCGCGCCAGCGACTCGTCGCGATCCACGGCGAACAGATCGGTGGCCGCGAGGAAGGCTTCGCGGAACAGGCGCGGCGAGCACCAGCTTTTCTCGGCGAGATGAAGCGGCCATTCCCACAGGCCGGCCCCGGAGCGTCGGCTCAGGCTGTCACGCGCGATGAAATAGCCCGTCTCGCGATGCTCGATCCCATCCTCGATCACGCGCCAATCGGCGTTCTCGAACAGCACCCGATCGTCGCACGAAGCCTCGATGTCGATCATCGCGTTCCCCTGCCATTGTCGGGGAGCATGCCGTGGCAGACCCGCTCACCCTGGAACAATAAGGGAACATTGGTTCGAAACGGAACAGGCGTCAAGATGCCTGTTCACGCTGTGTTCGTTGGCGCGGAGATAGGCCGATATCCGGCCGGTCGGCTCAGCGCGACCCGAACATCGGGTGCTCGACCCGGTCGCCCGCCTTGATGCCGAGCTTGGCCGCCGTGCCCGCATTGAGCTCCAGCACCGCCAGCACCGGCTCGCCCGACGGGATGACCTTGGTGGACAAGGGCTCGGTATTGGCCGCCACGCGGGCGATGCTTCCGTCCGGACGGATGAAGAGCATGTCGAGCGGCAGGTAGGTGTTCTTCATCCACATCGCCACGCGCTCGACCTTCTGGAAGTCGAACAGCATGCCGTGTTCCGGCGCCATCGCGCGGCGGAACATCAAGCCGCGCGAGCGCGATTCGTCATCGCGCATGACCTCGACGGAGAAGCTGTGGCGGCCGCCCTTGCCGGTGATGCCGAGCGGCTCGACCGCCGCCGCGTCCTGAGCGGTGGCTCCGCCGATTCCGGCGATGACGAAGAGCAGGATCAGAAGCGCGCGAAAGGGAGCGCACGAGCGAACGTCGCGGATCGATGTCACGGGGTCATTCCGTCAGTGGGAGGCAGGCAACGCGCCGTCCAGAAGCCGGACTTCGGCCGCCATCTTGCCCTTCGAACCGTCGCCATACCGGACGAGAACGGTTTCGCCGGGTTTCAGTTCGGCGATACCGTAGCGGCGCAACGTCTCCATATGCACGAAGATGTCCGGCGAACCGTCGCCACGGCTGAGGAAGCCGAATCCGCGCAGGCGGTTGAACCATTTCACCACAGCCGTCTCGAGCCCGCTGGTGGCGGTCACGCTCACATGGGTGCGGGGCATGGGCAGTTCGGACGGATGCGTCGCCGTCGATTGATCGAGGGAGATCACGCGGAAGGCCTGCCAGCCGCGCGGCCGCTCGGTGGCTTCCACCACGATCCGGGCGCCCTCGCTCGCGGCATGATGTCCGTCGCGGCGAAGGCAGGTGATGTGGACAAGGACGTCGGTGGAGCCGTCATCGGGCACGATGAAGCCGAAGCCCTTCGAGACGTCGAACCATTTGATTCGGCCAGCAACCTCGATCAGGTCGAGCGGGGGCTGGACGTCCCCGTCGAGAAGATCGGTGCCACGTCCGTTGGCCGATTCTCCCATCGCGCGAAGGCCGAGCTGGCCTGATCCGAAATCGTCCGACATGTAAGCAACCCACACCGAATCACGCGACGCGATCCGCACGAGAGATTAACAAAGTCATGACTCGGCGGAAGCCTGTTTGACCGTCATCGATGCCGCGGATTGATACATTCTTCAGCATATTGGCACGGACGCCACAAAGCCTCGGACACCGCCGCGAAAGCATCGATTTGGCCCAAGTCGATGATCGGATTCTCCTAAACGCCGCGTCGGATACCGTCGGACGCTGTGTGTTCGGCGGCTCATCACGTTTCGGAGAGGTGTCCATTCTGCTGACGGTGCCGGCCCGATCGGGTGAACCCGCACCCGTTCCGCCCTTGCGCCGACCTCGCCACCGGCGATAGCCACCGCGCATGATACAGATCGTCTGGCCGGATACCGGGTCCCCGCCGTGCAAGTTCCCATCGCGCCCGACGGAACGGCGCCGGCAGAGGGGGGCGGTCGCGTGAGCGCTTCGACGACAGGCCCGGTCCTCGGCGCCGGAATGGAACCGGCCGCCACCCGCTCGCAGGGCACGAAGCCACGCTTCGACATCCTCGACGTCGCCCGCGGCATCGCCCTTCTGGCGATGGCCGCCTACCACACGACCTGGGATCTCGGGTATCTGGCGCTCACGCCCGAGAACTACGCCCTTGCGCCCCTGGGCAAGGTCGCGGCCCATCTCATCGCCGGCGCGTTCCTGGTGCTCGTTGGAATCGGCCTCGTGCTAATGAACCGGGACGGGCTGAGGCCGCGGGCGTTTCTCCTGCGCCTCGCGCGGATCGGTGGCGCCGCGCTCCTCATCACGGCGGCGACGCGCTACGCCATGCCGGACAGCTACATCTTCTTCGGCATCCTGCACTGCATCGCCGTGTCGAGCATACTCGCCGTGCCGTTCCTGCGGGTGTCGCCGGTCGCGTCGGTGGTGGTGGGGATCGTGGTGCTCGCCGCACCCGCCGTGATGGCGAACCCGGATTATCATCTCGCCGTCTTCGACGATCCGATCCTGAGTT belongs to Methylobacterium sp. 77 and includes:
- a CDS encoding heparan-alpha-glucosaminide N-acetyltransferase; the encoded protein is MEPAATRSQGTKPRFDILDVARGIALLAMAAYHTTWDLGYLALTPENYALAPLGKVAAHLIAGAFLVLVGIGLVLMNRDGLRPRAFLLRLARIGGAALLITAATRYAMPDSYIFFGILHCIAVSSILAVPFLRVSPVASVVVGIVVLAAPAVMANPDYHLAVFDDPILSFLGLGMLPPRTNDYVPLFPWFGLVLLGLALARLGLPAFRRTTLPDWRPRALASRGLALAGRHSLAVYLVHQPVLLALLTGLVTLTGPHPKAGLVAFRADYRAQCESTGGSARTCRVAARCVGDALQRENLWAITGRGFTVEERAKAQALSQTCYDAADGPAVSP
- a CDS encoding DUF192 domain-containing protein, producing MLLFVIAGIGGATAQDAAAVEPLGITGKGGRHSFSVEVMRDDESRSRGLMFRRAMAPEHGMLFDFQKVERVAMWMKNTYLPLDMLFIRPDGSIARVAANTEPLSTKVIPSGEPVLAVLELNAGTAAKLGIKAGDRVEHPMFGSR
- a CDS encoding cold-shock protein translates to MSDDFGSGQLGLRAMGESANGRGTDLLDGDVQPPLDLIEVAGRIKWFDVSKGFGFIVPDDGSTDVLVHITCLRRDGHHAASEGARIVVEATERPRGWQAFRVISLDQSTATHPSELPMPRTHVSVTATSGLETAVVKWFNRLRGFGFLSRGDGSPDIFVHMETLRRYGIAELKPGETVLVRYGDGSKGKMAAEVRLLDGALPASH